The following is a genomic window from Eubalaena glacialis isolate mEubGla1 chromosome 18, mEubGla1.1.hap2.+ XY, whole genome shotgun sequence.
CCAGCCTCCCTGCGCCCGGGTCAACACCAGCAAAATTCAAGGAGCGCCCCAGCAGATGACTCTGGCGACGTGACGTGTATTCCGCTGCCGTCCATGCCTCCGCCGCTGGAAGTAGTCCCCGGCCGCGCTAGCTCCGAAGGGAGCTGGGCGGGGGAGCCCGGACGCCCTCGGGGCGTGAGTCCCGAGCGGAGGGCGCGCAGCCAATCCCTGGAAAGAGGGCGTGGCTAGCTCGGCCCCGCGGATCCCTCCGCCCTGCCCATTGTGCTGAGGCCTAGTTAGCCGCCATTTTGGATGCTGCGGTTTCATCCCCAGGTCTGTCTCTTCCGTTTTCAGGTCCGGATTCGGTCAGGTGAGTGTGGCTTCTTCAGCGTCAAGGATCTTTGTTTTCCTCCTCACACTGCGCTCCGGATTTAGAAGTCCCTAGCCCGGGATTCAGAGGACCCTGAGGTGGCAggtgaggagaaagagaaggatccTGGATGTGAGGGTCAGGCTGGAGGTCGGGCCGGAAGGGCTGCGGCGCGGAAGGCCGCCCAAGGCCGGGCCCGGAAGGCCGCCCAAGGCCGGGCCCGGGGGCGTGGCAGGGTCGCGGGCAACTTGGAGACCGTTGGTCCCGAATACTTGACGCCGCCAAACTTTCTTGTTGTCCTCCCTGCTCCGAGGCGTCACTTCCCCGGGGCGGAAACGCCGCGGCTTGGGCTTCGGCACCCGACAGGGACAGAGCCGGGCCGGCGCTCTCGGAGACTCCCTTACCCAGTCCCTTCTGGCCCAGGGAGACTTCGGTAAGGTTGTGTCCTCGGTGCCTGCGGGAGTCTGTGAGCCTCCGAGCCCGGCAGTTTCCCCCCGGGCAGGGCGGCCTCCTGGGAAGGTACCTGGGGGCCCcggaagaaactgagtttttcttCAGCGGAAACAAAAAGCGACCTCTGACCCCCTTTCGGAGACCCTTGCCTGTCTGCTGAGCAATCTTGTGAGGAGCCTGTAGCCCTGTCCTTGCCCCCTTCCTCTTCTGTTCTCATTGCTCCTCTTGCGCGGTGCTGGAGGTGAGAGGACTTGAAACTCGACCTGCATAAAGTTTTACCGGGATCGGGACCGAAGAGCGTCCGGTTTAATGATTAGGTAATAGGAGAGACAGCCACTTCCACTCTCTGAAGTAGTAAGATTGAAATTAAGAGCTGGTCATAGTTTTTCTATTATGCTTgcgtattcattattttttaactttttattatgaacattGCAAACAGACAAAGGTAAAGACTAATGAAATCCCTCCTAATCCAGCTTCAACAACGATCAGTTCATGTCCAATCTTGTTTCGTTTATACCCCcgttgtgtatttatttaataaagtaatggttgatatatatatgtttcttccacctccccccttcccccctttgaCTCCTTTACCTACGGAGAAATTTCCACGGGAAATTCTGTTTTTACAGCTTCCTTAGAACCTCATCTTCTGGGATAGGAGGACTTAGTAATATCCTTTTATTAGAGGATAAAAGATTGTTTTGAAACCTCAATGttagtattacttttttttttaaatttatttttggctgttgggtcttcgttgctgtatgcgggctttctctagttgcagcgagcaggggctactcttcattgtggtgcgcgggcttctcattgcggtggcttctcgttgcggaggcttctcgttgcggagcacgggctctaggtgcatgggcttcagtagttgtggcacttgggctcagtacttgtggctcgcgggctctagagcgcaggttcagtagctgtggcgcacgggcttagttgctccgcggcatgtgggatcttcctggaccagggttcaaacccgtgtcccctgcattggcaggcggattctttttttttttttttttttttttttgtgagaagTAATATTTATTGCAAGAGGTTAGAAGGGAGTGGAAACAAGTAAGCAGTCTTAAAACTTGTTGGAAGCAAGACacagtttttttgaggaaaaaacaacaaagaaagaagTAATTAAACAAGATGGTATCTAGACAAAGGCACAGCATTCCACAACTGCTTCATACTCTGTGCACAGTAGATCCTCAGAGAGGAGAGACATTAAGCAAAATAAGGCTTATATTAGAAGCTGCATATAATACCACTGATATTATTCTGTCTTACAACAAAAGGCTCTAGAAAAATCCCTCTGGAGGAAAAAAGTGCAACACAAAACCTGTAtaacaaaggaaagcaaaagtagaaataaagacCCAACTATCCCTCTGAAATCTCTCACGGGAATACACTCAGTGCAAATACAGTATTTCAAACTCAGCAAAATAAGTTTTTGACTGGAGTAAGACCTTTCAGGTTAAAGATGTATTCTGCAAGAAGAGTTCACCTAAAGCTTGAGAGCTAGAGCAAAAAGAGACTTGCAGTCAGTAACTGAGTGGATGAAATGCCTAATTTTTCACTAGGTCATAATAATCCCCTTTGGGAAGAAGTGCTTTATCTTGAAACTGATTATTCCACTTTTTGTTACATGGTTCATGCTTTTAAGCTGTAGTTGTCTCAAACTTGCTTGATACAGAATTTTGTTATGTCAGATAATAGTAGGCTGTCAAAAGAGAACCATTTAAGCTGTTTTTGTAAGAAGCGTGTTGCTGAGCTGCCTTACAGTCTTTTTACATCAACCATATAAAACTGAGCTTATCTGATCATGTATTAACCCTTCTCAAATAAAGTCATATGAGaggaattgtttttaaaagaggCTTTCAAACTAGTCCTtcaggcattttttaaaatcttcatataAAAGTCCACTGTATACATAAGAAcaaacatttttcctttaaaaacaaaatctcatttttaagccaaaataaattacaacTTGCTGAAATACCTTTTTTAATGGCTCAGTGCTTATTTCAGATATATGGAGCTGTATTTTTTGCACATTTTGAAAATTAGAGATACTGAGACAAAGTAGTTAACTCTACAATTAGATGATGATACAACCCTGGCTCAGGGAACAGATTAAGCTTTAAGTCTTCAAGAATAAAAATACCGACACAGATCATCTCATCTATATAGTCTTATACTATGTACATATTAACAATctattcaatgaaaaaaaaaaggacagaaatttCATAAAACTATTTCAAAACTCAGAGCATAAAAgtgtaaagaaacaaaacatttaatgTACAATCTATTCCATTTGGCAATGTGTAAATTATATTGAGAGATAAAAACTTGTCTACAAATAGAatataacaaaaggaaaatgtgatTTGAGAAGTGATCTCAGGTCCATAGCTCTTCAGTTCTTCCAAATTTATAGATCAGAGTGCTAAAAAATATAAGGGCATTTTGAAAAAACACAGCTAGTCCTGGATAAACATCAGTATTTTGGGTAACATATGCACCAAAAAGAATCCACATAGAAGCAATAAGTGACCCAAACATCAACATGAAACCAATGAAGAGCCAAACTCGAGCACCTGTTCTTCCTAAACAGCCGCTTTCATAGCTGTCACCTCTCACCTGAGCATTGGACACGGCATTTATCATGAAGAAAGCCAATGTGGAAAACACACCACATGTGTGAAAAGCATGGTTCAGCTGTTCTGGCTTAGGATACACCACAGCTGCATCAATCATTATACACCAACCTGTAAAAAACAATATACCTGCTACTACAGAAGCCACTGCATTTCTTCTCTCACTCCAGTCGATACATTCACATTCTGGCCAACGGAAATTATCTAGGAAGCCTGACATTTTCACCACTTAAGCATGGACTTTTCATTAAATACTATATTCCGGCTTCCCCGACGCCCAAGCCGACACCAGGCGCGCGCTCAGAGGAGGATGCGGCTCACCCGCGGCCGAGCCGGGGTCCACGGCTCCACCTCAGTCCCCGGGAGCCGGGAGCAGTCGGCGggccggcaggcggattcttaaccacagcgccaccagggaagcccagtattacattttaaagccacccagtttctcaagttttctcatttttaaggtAGTGTTATTGTTCTGTCCAAAttgttttccttctccctctcttcgtGTGCCTCTGGCTTCTCAGTGATAGGAGTTCCAGAATCCCCAACTCTAGTCTACTTAGTTTAAGCTCTCATTCCTTTAAAATCAGAATCAAGTCCCAATGATGTGTAGTCTCTtttgacttaaaaataaaactagaaaagagTGTAGTCTaatgaagtaatttaaaatacagGAAAAGTAGTATGCACATGAATACTAATTTAAGCATTATTTTATATGGCAAATATAAAAAGGTTGgggaattaattaaaaatgattacTCAGTGTGGTATTAGGCGGCCATTAAAATAAGGTTCTAAAGGCTGTAGCAGATAATGCTGTTAAGTGATAAAAGGATTCACTAGTGATCAGAGTCCATCATTACAACTTTGTAAAAATATGCCTTAAGAGAAACTCTTGGTAAAAGTATGcccaaagaattttttaatgttacttttattgagaaacaagataaaaatccTTTTATAATGCCTACATATTTCGGTATTTatagctccttccagaaaatctTGATGGTCTCTGAATTCTGAAGCCTGTACTTTTCTTGTGAGTTGTACATGATGCTACTAGTTTTGTGGTCctttattttattagattttcaaTCTTGATTAGTTTGGTCACTGGAGATTTGATTATAGTGTGAAAATACGTAAACTTGGCATTCTGTAAATGAAATGGTTTTAAGAATTGGGCTATATTATCTTGGAAATGCCTTCTAGCTTGCTTGTACTTTTATGTCACATCTTCATGTCTGCAATACCTAAATCATACCTAAATCTGTTTACATCACTTATTTTATAAGAAAGAAGTATtcaggataaataaaataatacatgtcaAATACAGAAGTTTTCCTATGTACTACAAAATATCATTCTATCCACTGTTGACTCTGTTGCCTCCCTTCACAGCTTGGTTCTTTTGGAGCTACAGGACTCTAAAGTTGGTTTCTTAGGACATGAGGGTCTGTTTTGCTATTTCTAGCTAAAGTTTTCAGGATTAGTGCCTCTGGGCAGCTTCACTAATTTGGGTAGCTGTTCTGAGCTGCAGCAGtctttcccttctccccccaAGTAACATGAGGAATGAGCCAATCCATGGTTTTACATTTTCCCTTATTCACGATGGAGAGATTATCCAGTTTTAAAAGGCTCCTGGAGCTGAGTGATAAAAGAGGGACTAGATCAGTTTGTTGTTCCAATGTTAAGGTCTGGGGTAAAGTGAGGGATCGGAAAGAGCCAAGAAGGGAACATGAGGTTGCTGACTAGTGTGTGACATAATGGTGTTACACTAATAAATATAGTAGTTAGAATACTGAGCACTAGATTTGCAATCACTGGTTCATAAACCTTTTATAAGGTTTATGTTATAGTTGTTTATATATCTTATAGTTGTTTTTGTGTCAGTTGTCCCCATTAGATTGTGAACTCCTTGAAACACCCGGGTCACATCTTACTTAAATGTTTCTTGTCTCTGTTGGCTTAGCACAGTACTTGATAGAatagcactcaacaaatgtttggtgAGTGGATGAATGACAGTAAAAATGTTGAGGCACAAAATGATCTCGGAATAACCTCTAAATcagaagagaattttaaattagGTATTGGACAATATTAGTATGTGgtaatgtgtatgtgtttgttttatgtgtataaatgtttgtatatgtataaaacagtAACTGTTGACCAGAATAGTTTATTAACTTTTAGGTTATTCCTAAAATTAATATTCCTAATCATGCAAGATACAAAGTTTATGGTAGTTAGCTTTGGAAacacaggttcaaatcctgaaatgtgggaattccctggaggtccagtgattaggacttggcactttcactgctggggcccaggttccgtccctggttagggaactaagatccctgcaagcTGTGCTGCatggccccccccaaaaaatcctGAAATGGTAATTAAATTGATCTTTTGTATTAGATAAGTTTTGGgtctaatgatttttaaaatatattggtaATTATTTaggacctgtgccccctgcattggaagcacggagtcttaaccactgggcaaccagggaagtccaggaatcTAATTTCTGAAAGCTGAAAATCCTCAGAACTCAAGTTGACAAAGTGTTTTggcaaattattttcctttccttaaatctaaaacaaaactagTTTCTGTAAGTTTGTGCAATtcgaaaaaaaaatgttacttttagTTAAATTTCCACTAATTAACATAATGAATGAGTGACAGCTTTGTACTAAGTACTGTAAGGCAGTGTGAGAATAACAGTGGAACCTCAGAAATAGTGTTTGCCTTGAAGAAGAGCTATACTGATTATATACAGTTGAAATCCTCCAGTGAGGTCAAAACAGTTAATCAAAAAAGTTAAAGCAGGGGAAAAAAGATACAAAGCAtacctttaactttttattttaacctaAGACACATACGAAATTCCATTTAATAATGGAGCgtaacctttaaaagttgtgaatcactgtattgtttAACAATCAATATTAtagcttatataatattgtacatcaactattcagtttttaagttttatttatcagCTGATCTTTAGATTATTAGACTTCTTCTTTGagtatgggtctttttttttttttttttaatttctagctgcgttggatcttcgttgttgcgctcgggccttctctagttggcagcgagcgggggccactcctcgttgcggtgcgcaggcttctcattgcggtggcttctcttgttgcggagcaccggctctaggcgtgcaggcttcagtagttgtaccacgcaagctcag
Proteins encoded in this region:
- the LOC133078378 gene encoding transmembrane protein 50B-like gives rise to the protein MSGFLDNFRWPECECIDWSERRNAVASVVAGILFFTGWCIMIDAAVVYPKPEQLNHAFHTCGVFSTLAFFMINAVSNAQVRGDSYESGCLGRTGARVWLFIGFMLMFGSLIASMWILFGAYVTQNTDVYPGLAVFFQNALIFFSTLIYKFGRTEELWT